Part of the Pseudomonas sp. Leaf58 genome is shown below.
GCCTCGTCACGGACATAACTGAAGGCAACCTGATAACCCGCGCCGGCCAGGGCCAGCACGATGGACTTGCCAATGCCGCGACTGCCGCCGGTCACGACAGCTATTTTCTGAGTCATGACCGCTCCTTAAAGTGAGTTTTGAGTTTTGAATTGCGCGAGGGTGAAGCCGTGGGTCGCGGCCAGTGCGCGGACCTGCTGAACTTGCTCACGGCTGATATCGCCGTAGGAGCCGTGCTGGCTCATGCCCGACAAGCCCATCAACACCGACTCGGCCATGCACGCATACAGCTGACCTTTTTTCAGATAGGCCCGCACGTTGGGCGCCAGGCCGTCGTCAAACGGCGTCTGGACGATGCCGCCGTGCATGTAGAGCACGTCTTCGCGTTGGCTCGGCAGGTCTTGATGGACGTTCAGCGGCACGGCGATATCGCAAATCACGCTGCGCTCGGCGAAATGTTCGGCACCGAGGAACGGCTGAGGCGCATTGGCAGCGCACAGGACAATCCGTGCGCCCTTGAGGGCGTCGAGATCGTGGGTGACCGTGATGAAGGCGTTCGCGCCAAGGCGCTCATCCACCAGACGGGCGATGTGCAAACCGAGGTCGGCTTTTTGTCCATGTAAGTGCAACAAGCCACGAAAACCATCAAGGGTCAGCAGTCGCTGCGCCAACCGGTCGTGTTCGGCCGTGCCTTTGAGGATCGAACGGGCCGCGTCGGCGTAAATCTGTTGCGCAGTTTTCTCCAGGCGCCGAACCGAGCCGTCACGACCGCTGCCAATCAGAATCAGGTGATCGACGGTGGCGGACAGCACCGAGGCATAGGTCGACGCAACGTTACCGGCGGCACCGACAACGGCAGCGGTTTGCTCGCGCAGTGCCAGACCTTGCTGTACACAGCCTTGCTCGATGGCTTCGAGCCCCATGCCGATGGTCAGGGCATTGCCGGACGTCAGGGCCATGTCGGCAATCTTCAGCGCCTGACAATTGTTGGTGACGATCGAGGTGTACATCCCGAGGCCGGCGATGTTGCAGCCATCGGCGCGGGCATCGGTGACACGCCTGCCGACTTCTTCGCGAATGCTGTCCAGGTCACCGCTGAGGATGTACTCGGCCATGGCATCCGAATCCATGCACAGCGGGTACAACGTGAACTCCACCGCCATGCCGAGGCGTGACCGAATGATCACCGGGCCGACTGGCACAGCGCGGCGTTCAGGCTTGGTGCGATTGATGAACGTGCGTTTTTGTTCCGGGCTCAGGGCTGCCAGCGAGGGATCGACGTCACCGAGGATATCGGCATCGATCAGGTGGTTGATGAACGCTACCCGAGCGACGACTTCGACCTTGGCATCGATGTTTTCAACGGGCTCGGCCCCCCGAAAATCGTCTTGACGGGCTGGCACGGCGGCAATCGAGTCCGCGCAGATACCCGCCGCCAACGGCAACGCATCGCCACGGCGCAGCATGTCGCAGACCCGTTGCAGGGCTCCGATCAGCCCGTCGATTTCGCTCAGGGTGATACAGGCTGGCGGCTCCAGGCGAATCACGTTGGAGTTGCTGCCCGACGGTGCTACCCGCAACGCTTCGAATTGCAACAGGTAACCGGCGATCAAGTAACCCAAGGCATCGTTGTACTGGGCCGACGCCTGTACCAGCGAGCTGCTGACACTCAAGTCATGCAATTCCAAACCCACCAGCAAGCCACGCCCGCGCACATCGGCAATCACATCCGGATAGGCCATCTTCAGTTCATTGAGCGAGGCTTTGAGGTAGGCGCCCTTGGTGCGTATGTCTTTGAGCATCGCGTCGTCATTGGCGAACAACCGGCGCAATGCCGACAGCGCGATATGGCAGGACGGATCGTCCTCGGCGAAGGTCGAGCTGTGGATGTAGCTGAACTCGCCTTCGTAGTGGCTGCTGCGGATCACCGTCGCGGCGATTTTCATCAAGCCGCCGCCGAGGGCCTTGGACAGGCAGTAATAGTCGCCTTGCAGGTTGAACTGGCTGCTGGCAAGAAACGTCCCGGCGCGACCAAAACCCGACTGCACTTCATCGACCACCAGCGGGCATTGTTGCTCGTTACACAGCTTGCGCAGCCCCAGATAGAACTCGGCCGCGAACTCGTTGATACCGCCTTCACCCTGAATCGGTTCCATCAACACGGCGGTAATCGCACTGAACGGCAGTTGCAGCACGTTCAGGTGTTCGCCGTCCCATTGCAGGCTCAACCAATGGTGCGTGTGCCGGGCCGGCAATTCCTGCAACTGATGGGGCTGCTGTGGGTCGATGAACTCGACGTTCAGACCAAAACGGGCAAACGGCGCGCGGTACTGACGGCCATAGGTCAGTTGCACGGTATTGACCAATTTGCCGTGGAAGCTGCCGCGCAGGGCGACGAATACCGGTTCGATGTGCAACTGCGCCAGGTTGTGTTGGCGAACGGCTTCAACCACCTGACGCAAGGTCACGCTGTTCAGGGTGGCCGGCAGGACACCTGCAGGCAGGTCGAGGTCGGCCACATCCAGCTCGCGGTAAGCGCGTTCGCTGGCGGTCAGGCGGGCCAGGGTGAAATCGATGTCGTCGAACTGCTTTTTCAGGCTCTTCTGGCGACGAAACTCCGCGTGCTTGACGGCGATTTCCACCGCCTCCGCGCCACTGTTGGAGAAAGTCGAAATATAACGTTCGGTGTTCTTCAGTTCGCGATTGAAGGCGTCGCTGAGCTCTCGCCCCAATTGCCCGGCCGCACCGCGGATCGACATTTGTGCGTTGAACGGCACGTCGCTGCGCAGCAGCGCACATAGCTGATCGACAAACTGTGGGTCGTTGTGGCCGAACAGTGCCGCACCGTAACCGCCGAGAAAGTCGGTGACCGTGACCATATCGCCCTTGGGGTTGCGGTAGAACAACTGGCTACCGAGGGCGCGCTGAAATTCAATCTCCAGGCCCAGTGCCTGGAGCAGGCCGACGAATTTGGGCCGAACGAAATCGCGATAATCCATGACAGTCATATCCCTTGAAAGTAAAAAAGAGGCGGTAGTCAGCGGCAGTCCTGAGTGACCTTTGCGCTGTAGAGCACTTGATAGGCGGCGCTGAATCCGTTGTCGTCGCGGTTCAGCACCAGGCAATGCGCAAGGCTCGCGGCGTGGGGCGCGCCCTGAATAAACGGCAGGTTCGCCACTGGCTGCTGCAAACCGGCAATCGGCGGCACGCTTTGGGCCTGCAATGCGCAACGCGCAAGCATCAGATCCACCAGGCTCGGCGCCGCGCTGAGAATGCCGTTGATCGCCAACCCGCTGGTGATGTGCGAGGCGCGTGCAAGGGCCAGCGTCTGGCACAACACGCGGTCTTTGTGCGCATCGCCGGTGCCGCTGCACACCAACACATCGGTTGGGCTGTCGGGCAGGCTCAAGCGACCGAGGGTGGCATGGGCCGTCATGTCGGCGAGGCACGCCTGAGGACCGGCCGGAAGGTCTTCGCGCCGGCGCAGCACCAATGCTGCCGCTCCCTCCCCGGCAATGCCGCCGGTGCCCCGAAGGTCAAACGGCAGCAGAGTGTTCGAGCCGTTGGCGCTGATGACACCCGCCTGGACCAACCCGGACAGCGCCAGGGCATCCAGCTCGCTGCCCGCACCGACAACGATTGCCGCGTCAATTCGGCCATCCTGCAAAGCGGCCGTAGCCTCACGCAAGGCTGCCAGGTTGCCGGCGACACCTTGCATATAGGCGTTGCACTCACCCACCAGTTTCAGCGCCAGGCTGGTGACACCCAGCAAGCAGTTGCTCAAGCCTTTGAGCACCAGAAAAGGGTCCTGGGCACGGTCTTGCAGGATCCGTTTGGCGAACGCCGCCATGTCGGCGACGCCGTCCTGCCGACAGCCGAGCAACAACTCGGCATAGGATTCCAAAGACGGATGGGTGTAGCCGCCCTGACAGCAATACAAACCGAAACGGACATCCGGCTGCTCATCGGCCAGGCCTGCTTCTTCCAACGCCTGACGTACCGCGCTGATACCCCAGATCACTGCCGGCGTGCAGTAACGCTGAAGGTTTTGCGCAAGGTCTTGTCGGCTGCGTTGGTGGTCCTGATCCTGAATTTGCCCGAACGCCACCACGCGTTCGCTGCTGAACCGTCGGGCGTTCAGCGCCGTAATTGCACTGCGCCCTTCGGTTGCGGCCGCCCAGAAAGACTCGACACCCCAGCCGCTGGGCAACACGCAACCCGCACCGGCAATCGCGACCGCCTGTTTCATCGCGGCCCCTCTTGGTACTTGCCCAGCGCCAGTGAAGTGTTGAGGCCGCCGAAACCGAAGGAGTTGCTCAGGGCAACGTCGACCTTGCGCTCGACCGCTTGATGGGCGCAGTAGTCGAGGTCGCATTGTTCGTCGGCATCATGCAGGTTCAGGGTCGGCGTGACCCGATCATCCCGGCACGCCAGGGCCGTGAGCATGAACTCCGGTGCTCCGGCGGCCGCAATCAGGTGGCCGAACTGGGATTTGTTGGCCGTCACCAGTAACCGCCGATAATGGTCGCGCTCGGCGAACAGGGTCTTGATCGCCAGGGTTTCGGCGGCATCGTTGAGGGGTGTCGACGTACCGTGGGCATTGATCAGATCGACCTGTTGCGGCTCCAGCCCGGCATCCGTCAGGGCCGCCTGCATCGCCAGCACCGCTCCCCGGCCCTGCGGGTCGGGTGCGGTGATTTTGTAGGCATCCAGGCTGCTGCCGAAACCCAGCACTTCGGCGTACGGCGTTGCCCCTCGGGCGAGCGCCCGTTCGAGGGTTTCGAGCACTACAAAACCACCGCCTTCACCCGCAATCAAGCCACTGCGATGGCGGTCGAACGGCCGACACAGTTCGGTGCCCCAACGCTGTTCGCTGCTGGCGGCGCCGAGCAGATACAGCGCGGTCATGGTGTCCAGGCTCAGCACCGAATCGGCGCCCCCGGCAATGGCCTGCTCGACCTCGCCGCGACGGATCATCTGGAATGCATTGCCGATAGCCTGGGACGCTCCCGCGCAGGCGCTGCTGATATTGATCACCGGGCCTTCACTGCCGATGCCATCGGCAATCACCCGCGCAAGGCGGTCGTTGCTCTGACACAGTGAACTGTCAGGATCGACCTGCGCCTGTCGCGCCATCAATTGAGCCCAGGACGGCGCCTGCGCCGGGTTATCCGCCAGGCTGAGCAGCATGTCCTGCAAACGATGTGCAGGTGCGCCGGACGCTGACAATACCGCCGCGCCACGCAACTGTTCGGGGCTCAGACCACTATCGGCAATGGCTTGGGTAGCCGCGACCCAACCAAAGCGGGTGCGTTTTTCCAGCGACAATCCCCAGGCCGGATGGTCTTTCAAGTGTGCCGGCATCAAGCCCATATCCACGGGCGCTGCGTAACGCACGGGGAACGCACCCGCCTCGACGCCTTGCGGTTGCCATGGCCGAATGCAATGCTCGCCGGCCAACATTCTTTGCCACATGGACTGCCACTCGAAACCGAAGCCGGTGACGGCGCCCATGCCCGTGATCACGATCCGTGTGGGGCTCATGGGTAACTCTCCATTGTCTCTGTGTCCGAGGATGTTCTGGCCAGCAGCACCGCGCCCCAATGCCCGCCTCGGCTATGTTCGAGCAACAGCGTGTAACGGCTGCAATCCAGTGCCCAGGTCACAGCGATTTCGCTAAGCAAGGCGCTGGCGCCCAAGTCACCTACCAACGCCTTGGAGTGTTCGAGGGTGTGCCCGGATAGGGTAAACAACGCGGCAATCTGCGGATCCTGTGCATCGGCGACGACTTGCCCGACATCGCTGAGGCACAGTT
Proteins encoded:
- a CDS encoding beta-ketoacyl synthase N-terminal-like domain-containing protein, which gives rise to MKQAVAIAGAGCVLPSGWGVESFWAAATEGRSAITALNARRFSSERVVAFGQIQDQDHQRSRQDLAQNLQRYCTPAVIWGISAVRQALEEAGLADEQPDVRFGLYCCQGGYTHPSLESYAELLLGCRQDGVADMAAFAKRILQDRAQDPFLVLKGLSNCLLGVTSLALKLVGECNAYMQGVAGNLAALREATAALQDGRIDAAIVVGAGSELDALALSGLVQAGVISANGSNTLLPFDLRGTGGIAGEGAAALVLRRREDLPAGPQACLADMTAHATLGRLSLPDSPTDVLVCSGTGDAHKDRVLCQTLALARASHITSGLAINGILSAAPSLVDLMLARCALQAQSVPPIAGLQQPVANLPFIQGAPHAASLAHCLVLNRDDNGFSAAYQVLYSAKVTQDCR
- a CDS encoding beta-ketoacyl synthase, whose product is MSPTRIVITGMGAVTGFGFEWQSMWQRMLAGEHCIRPWQPQGVEAGAFPVRYAAPVDMGLMPAHLKDHPAWGLSLEKRTRFGWVAATQAIADSGLSPEQLRGAAVLSASGAPAHRLQDMLLSLADNPAQAPSWAQLMARQAQVDPDSSLCQSNDRLARVIADGIGSEGPVINISSACAGASQAIGNAFQMIRRGEVEQAIAGGADSVLSLDTMTALYLLGAASSEQRWGTELCRPFDRHRSGLIAGEGGGFVVLETLERALARGATPYAEVLGFGSSLDAYKITAPDPQGRGAVLAMQAALTDAGLEPQQVDLINAHGTSTPLNDAAETLAIKTLFAERDHYRRLLVTANKSQFGHLIAAAGAPEFMLTALACRDDRVTPTLNLHDADEQCDLDYCAHQAVERKVDVALSNSFGFGGLNTSLALGKYQEGPR
- a CDS encoding aminotransferase class III-fold pyridoxal phosphate-dependent enzyme; the protein is MDYRDFVRPKFVGLLQALGLEIEFQRALGSQLFYRNPKGDMVTVTDFLGGYGAALFGHNDPQFVDQLCALLRSDVPFNAQMSIRGAAGQLGRELSDAFNRELKNTERYISTFSNSGAEAVEIAVKHAEFRRQKSLKKQFDDIDFTLARLTASERAYRELDVADLDLPAGVLPATLNSVTLRQVVEAVRQHNLAQLHIEPVFVALRGSFHGKLVNTVQLTYGRQYRAPFARFGLNVEFIDPQQPHQLQELPARHTHHWLSLQWDGEHLNVLQLPFSAITAVLMEPIQGEGGINEFAAEFYLGLRKLCNEQQCPLVVDEVQSGFGRAGTFLASSQFNLQGDYYCLSKALGGGLMKIAATVIRSSHYEGEFSYIHSSTFAEDDPSCHIALSALRRLFANDDAMLKDIRTKGAYLKASLNELKMAYPDVIADVRGRGLLVGLELHDLSVSSSLVQASAQYNDALGYLIAGYLLQFEALRVAPSGSNSNVIRLEPPACITLSEIDGLIGALQRVCDMLRRGDALPLAAGICADSIAAVPARQDDFRGAEPVENIDAKVEVVARVAFINHLIDADILGDVDPSLAALSPEQKRTFINRTKPERRAVPVGPVIIRSRLGMAVEFTLYPLCMDSDAMAEYILSGDLDSIREEVGRRVTDARADGCNIAGLGMYTSIVTNNCQALKIADMALTSGNALTIGMGLEAIEQGCVQQGLALREQTAAVVGAAGNVASTYASVLSATVDHLILIGSGRDGSVRRLEKTAQQIYADAARSILKGTAEHDRLAQRLLTLDGFRGLLHLHGQKADLGLHIARLVDERLGANAFITVTHDLDALKGARIVLCAANAPQPFLGAEHFAERSVICDIAVPLNVHQDLPSQREDVLYMHGGIVQTPFDDGLAPNVRAYLKKGQLYACMAESVLMGLSGMSQHGSYGDISREQVQQVRALAATHGFTLAQFKTQNSL